From Coffea arabica cultivar ET-39 chromosome 2e, Coffea Arabica ET-39 HiFi, whole genome shotgun sequence, the proteins below share one genomic window:
- the LOC113731275 gene encoding uncharacterized protein isoform X3 yields MSVLERQEAIWMKWQEEQLHHPPPLPLQVRQLGHDFFNSTDQLNVFSSPAQAHQHFHGFITNDHHFSGLLTPGILKQDPDVQTTTGCDNFTNIGGPSAGVGACELENITGFGMDYAVSRTVSCPPAMAAAMADVAAAASKGRETTLPEKLSSSAGRESFKKRKADKTQNQKEATEQEGKDKRSRGCQKEEDSKVTEQKSTSKNTATNNTINREASETSKENSKISEVQKPDYIHVRARRGQATDSHSLAERVRREKISERMKYLQDLVPGCNKITGKAGMLDEIINYVQSLQRQVEFLSMKLAAINPRLDFNIDNISTKEIFAVGTSELHTIGSTSEIINPLNYPFDSIQQVVSCCGLETGADPSEMALRRTISAPVSIHETLRESPYFSQIHPSTTWDAELQSLYALEFQQGKSTSLLSQPCTGYLGGSNVKMEI; encoded by the exons ATGAGCGTGCTAGAACGACAAGAAGCAATTTGGATGAAGTGGCAAGAAGAGCAGCTCCACCACCCACCGCCACTACCATTACAAGTGCGGCAACTGGGACATGATTTTTTCAACTCAACTGACCAGCTGAATGTGTTCTCCTCTCCTGCTCAAGCTCATCAGCATTTTCATGGGTTTATCACTAACGATCACCATTTTTCTGGGCTGCTGACTCCGGGGATATTGAAGCAGGATCCAGATGTCCAAACTACTACTGGCTGTgataattttacaaatattgGAGGGCCAAGTGCAGGGGTTGGGGCTTGCGAGCTTGAAAACATTACTGGTTTCGGAATGGATTACGCAGTCTCGAGGACTGTCAGTTGTCCACCAGCAATGGCAGCTGCAATGGCGGATGTGGCAGCCGCTGCCAGTAAGGGAAGGGAGACTACACTGCCTGAGAAGCTGAGCTCTAGTGCAGGGAGAGAGAGCTTCAAGAAGAGGAAGGCTGACAAGACCCAAAACCAGAAG GAAGCAACAGAACAGGAGGGCAAAGACAAGAGATCGAGAGGATGCCAGAAAGAGGAAGATTCCAAGGTCACAGAGCAAAAAAGCACGAGCAAGAATACTGCTACAAACAACACTATCAACAGAGAAGCTTCAGAGACATCGAAAGAGAACTCGAAGATATCTGAGGTTCAAAAACCAGACTACATTCATGTCCGAGCACGTCGTGGTCAAGCCACTGATAGCCATAGCTTGGCTGAAAGA GTAAGGAGGGAAAAGATTAGCGAGAGGATGAAATATCTGCAGGATTTGGTACCAGGATGCAATAAGATCACCGGAAAAGCAGGAATGCTCGATGAGATAATCAACTATGTTCAGTCGCTTCAAAGACAAGTTGAG TTCCTGTCCATGAAACTGGCCGCAATAAATCCAAGGCTCGATTTCAACATCGACAACATTTCCACAAAAGAG ATTTTTGCTGTTGGCACATCTGAATTACACACAATTGGTTCAACATCAGAGATAATTAATCCTCTCAATTACCCTTTTGATTCAATACAGCAAGTGGTTTCATGTTGCGGATTGGAAACTGGCGCAGATCCCTCTGAAATGGCACTTCGGAGAACCATTAGTGCCCCTGTGTCAATCCATGAAACGCTCAGGGAGTCACCTTATTTCAGT CAAATCCATCCCTCAACAACTTGGGATGCTGAGTTACAGAGCCTCTACGCGCTGGAGTTTCAACAAGGGAAATCAACATCATTGCTTTCTCAGCCATGTACAG GTTATTTAGGAGGCAGCAATGTAAAGATGGAGATCTGA
- the LOC113731275 gene encoding uncharacterized protein isoform X4, whose amino-acid sequence MLDPLNTPANFNRDGGFDRMSVLERQEAIWMKWQEEQLHHPPPLPLQVRQLGHDFFNSTDQLNVFSSPAQAHQHFHGFITNDHHFSGLLTPGILKQDPDVQTTTGCDNFTNIGGPSAGVGACELENITGFGMDYAVSRTVSCPPAMAAAMADVAAAASKGRETTLPEKLSSSAGRESFKKRKADKTQNQKEATEQEGKDKRSRGCQKEEDSKVTEQKSTSKNTATNNTINREASETSKENSKISEVQKPDYIHVRARRGQATDSHSLAERVRREKISERMKYLQDLVPGCNKITGKAGMLDEIINYVQSLQRQVEFLSMKLAAINPRLDFNIDNISTKEQVVSCCGLETGADPSEMALRRTISAPVSIHETLRESPYFSQIHPSTTWDAELQSLYALEFQQGKSTSLLSQPCTGYLGGSNVKMEI is encoded by the exons ATGCTGGACCCTCTAAACACGCCGGCAAATTTCAACAGGGACGGTGGTTTTGATAGAATGAGCGTGCTAGAACGACAAGAAGCAATTTGGATGAAGTGGCAAGAAGAGCAGCTCCACCACCCACCGCCACTACCATTACAAGTGCGGCAACTGGGACATGATTTTTTCAACTCAACTGACCAGCTGAATGTGTTCTCCTCTCCTGCTCAAGCTCATCAGCATTTTCATGGGTTTATCACTAACGATCACCATTTTTCTGGGCTGCTGACTCCGGGGATATTGAAGCAGGATCCAGATGTCCAAACTACTACTGGCTGTgataattttacaaatattgGAGGGCCAAGTGCAGGGGTTGGGGCTTGCGAGCTTGAAAACATTACTGGTTTCGGAATGGATTACGCAGTCTCGAGGACTGTCAGTTGTCCACCAGCAATGGCAGCTGCAATGGCGGATGTGGCAGCCGCTGCCAGTAAGGGAAGGGAGACTACACTGCCTGAGAAGCTGAGCTCTAGTGCAGGGAGAGAGAGCTTCAAGAAGAGGAAGGCTGACAAGACCCAAAACCAGAAG GAAGCAACAGAACAGGAGGGCAAAGACAAGAGATCGAGAGGATGCCAGAAAGAGGAAGATTCCAAGGTCACAGAGCAAAAAAGCACGAGCAAGAATACTGCTACAAACAACACTATCAACAGAGAAGCTTCAGAGACATCGAAAGAGAACTCGAAGATATCTGAGGTTCAAAAACCAGACTACATTCATGTCCGAGCACGTCGTGGTCAAGCCACTGATAGCCATAGCTTGGCTGAAAGA GTAAGGAGGGAAAAGATTAGCGAGAGGATGAAATATCTGCAGGATTTGGTACCAGGATGCAATAAGATCACCGGAAAAGCAGGAATGCTCGATGAGATAATCAACTATGTTCAGTCGCTTCAAAGACAAGTTGAG TTCCTGTCCATGAAACTGGCCGCAATAAATCCAAGGCTCGATTTCAACATCGACAACATTTCCACAAAAGAG CAAGTGGTTTCATGTTGCGGATTGGAAACTGGCGCAGATCCCTCTGAAATGGCACTTCGGAGAACCATTAGTGCCCCTGTGTCAATCCATGAAACGCTCAGGGAGTCACCTTATTTCAGT CAAATCCATCCCTCAACAACTTGGGATGCTGAGTTACAGAGCCTCTACGCGCTGGAGTTTCAACAAGGGAAATCAACATCATTGCTTTCTCAGCCATGTACAG GTTATTTAGGAGGCAGCAATGTAAAGATGGAGATCTGA
- the LOC113731275 gene encoding uncharacterized protein isoform X1, with translation MLDPLNTPANFNRDGGFDRMSVLERQEAIWMKWQEEQLHHPPPLPLQVRQLGHDFFNSTDQLNVFSSPAQAHQHFHGFITNDHHFSGLLTPGILKQDPDVQTTTGCDNFTNIGGPSAGVGACELENITGFGMDYAVSRTVSCPPAMAAAMADVAAAASKGRETTLPEKLSSSAGRESFKKRKADKTQNQKEATEQEGKDKRSRGCQKEEDSKVTEQKSTSKNTATNNTINREASETSKENSKISEVQKPDYIHVRARRGQATDSHSLAERVRREKISERMKYLQDLVPGCNKITGKAGMLDEIINYVQSLQRQVEFLSMKLAAINPRLDFNIDNISTKEIFAVGTSELHTIGSTSEIINPLNYPFDSIQQVVSCCGLETGADPSEMALRRTISAPVSIHETLRESPYFSQIHPSTTWDAELQSLYALEFQQGKSTSLLSQPCTGYLGGSNVKMEI, from the exons ATGCTGGACCCTCTAAACACGCCGGCAAATTTCAACAGGGACGGTGGTTTTGATAGAATGAGCGTGCTAGAACGACAAGAAGCAATTTGGATGAAGTGGCAAGAAGAGCAGCTCCACCACCCACCGCCACTACCATTACAAGTGCGGCAACTGGGACATGATTTTTTCAACTCAACTGACCAGCTGAATGTGTTCTCCTCTCCTGCTCAAGCTCATCAGCATTTTCATGGGTTTATCACTAACGATCACCATTTTTCTGGGCTGCTGACTCCGGGGATATTGAAGCAGGATCCAGATGTCCAAACTACTACTGGCTGTgataattttacaaatattgGAGGGCCAAGTGCAGGGGTTGGGGCTTGCGAGCTTGAAAACATTACTGGTTTCGGAATGGATTACGCAGTCTCGAGGACTGTCAGTTGTCCACCAGCAATGGCAGCTGCAATGGCGGATGTGGCAGCCGCTGCCAGTAAGGGAAGGGAGACTACACTGCCTGAGAAGCTGAGCTCTAGTGCAGGGAGAGAGAGCTTCAAGAAGAGGAAGGCTGACAAGACCCAAAACCAGAAG GAAGCAACAGAACAGGAGGGCAAAGACAAGAGATCGAGAGGATGCCAGAAAGAGGAAGATTCCAAGGTCACAGAGCAAAAAAGCACGAGCAAGAATACTGCTACAAACAACACTATCAACAGAGAAGCTTCAGAGACATCGAAAGAGAACTCGAAGATATCTGAGGTTCAAAAACCAGACTACATTCATGTCCGAGCACGTCGTGGTCAAGCCACTGATAGCCATAGCTTGGCTGAAAGA GTAAGGAGGGAAAAGATTAGCGAGAGGATGAAATATCTGCAGGATTTGGTACCAGGATGCAATAAGATCACCGGAAAAGCAGGAATGCTCGATGAGATAATCAACTATGTTCAGTCGCTTCAAAGACAAGTTGAG TTCCTGTCCATGAAACTGGCCGCAATAAATCCAAGGCTCGATTTCAACATCGACAACATTTCCACAAAAGAG ATTTTTGCTGTTGGCACATCTGAATTACACACAATTGGTTCAACATCAGAGATAATTAATCCTCTCAATTACCCTTTTGATTCAATACAGCAAGTGGTTTCATGTTGCGGATTGGAAACTGGCGCAGATCCCTCTGAAATGGCACTTCGGAGAACCATTAGTGCCCCTGTGTCAATCCATGAAACGCTCAGGGAGTCACCTTATTTCAGT CAAATCCATCCCTCAACAACTTGGGATGCTGAGTTACAGAGCCTCTACGCGCTGGAGTTTCAACAAGGGAAATCAACATCATTGCTTTCTCAGCCATGTACAG GTTATTTAGGAGGCAGCAATGTAAAGATGGAGATCTGA
- the LOC113731275 gene encoding uncharacterized protein isoform X2, whose protein sequence is MDGGFDRMSVLERQEAIWMKWQEEQLHHPPPLPLQVRQLGHDFFNSTDQLNVFSSPAQAHQHFHGFITNDHHFSGLLTPGILKQDPDVQTTTGCDNFTNIGGPSAGVGACELENITGFGMDYAVSRTVSCPPAMAAAMADVAAAASKGRETTLPEKLSSSAGRESFKKRKADKTQNQKEATEQEGKDKRSRGCQKEEDSKVTEQKSTSKNTATNNTINREASETSKENSKISEVQKPDYIHVRARRGQATDSHSLAERVRREKISERMKYLQDLVPGCNKITGKAGMLDEIINYVQSLQRQVEFLSMKLAAINPRLDFNIDNISTKEIFAVGTSELHTIGSTSEIINPLNYPFDSIQQVVSCCGLETGADPSEMALRRTISAPVSIHETLRESPYFSQIHPSTTWDAELQSLYALEFQQGKSTSLLSQPCTGYLGGSNVKMEI, encoded by the exons AT GGACGGTGGTTTTGATAGAATGAGCGTGCTAGAACGACAAGAAGCAATTTGGATGAAGTGGCAAGAAGAGCAGCTCCACCACCCACCGCCACTACCATTACAAGTGCGGCAACTGGGACATGATTTTTTCAACTCAACTGACCAGCTGAATGTGTTCTCCTCTCCTGCTCAAGCTCATCAGCATTTTCATGGGTTTATCACTAACGATCACCATTTTTCTGGGCTGCTGACTCCGGGGATATTGAAGCAGGATCCAGATGTCCAAACTACTACTGGCTGTgataattttacaaatattgGAGGGCCAAGTGCAGGGGTTGGGGCTTGCGAGCTTGAAAACATTACTGGTTTCGGAATGGATTACGCAGTCTCGAGGACTGTCAGTTGTCCACCAGCAATGGCAGCTGCAATGGCGGATGTGGCAGCCGCTGCCAGTAAGGGAAGGGAGACTACACTGCCTGAGAAGCTGAGCTCTAGTGCAGGGAGAGAGAGCTTCAAGAAGAGGAAGGCTGACAAGACCCAAAACCAGAAG GAAGCAACAGAACAGGAGGGCAAAGACAAGAGATCGAGAGGATGCCAGAAAGAGGAAGATTCCAAGGTCACAGAGCAAAAAAGCACGAGCAAGAATACTGCTACAAACAACACTATCAACAGAGAAGCTTCAGAGACATCGAAAGAGAACTCGAAGATATCTGAGGTTCAAAAACCAGACTACATTCATGTCCGAGCACGTCGTGGTCAAGCCACTGATAGCCATAGCTTGGCTGAAAGA GTAAGGAGGGAAAAGATTAGCGAGAGGATGAAATATCTGCAGGATTTGGTACCAGGATGCAATAAGATCACCGGAAAAGCAGGAATGCTCGATGAGATAATCAACTATGTTCAGTCGCTTCAAAGACAAGTTGAG TTCCTGTCCATGAAACTGGCCGCAATAAATCCAAGGCTCGATTTCAACATCGACAACATTTCCACAAAAGAG ATTTTTGCTGTTGGCACATCTGAATTACACACAATTGGTTCAACATCAGAGATAATTAATCCTCTCAATTACCCTTTTGATTCAATACAGCAAGTGGTTTCATGTTGCGGATTGGAAACTGGCGCAGATCCCTCTGAAATGGCACTTCGGAGAACCATTAGTGCCCCTGTGTCAATCCATGAAACGCTCAGGGAGTCACCTTATTTCAGT CAAATCCATCCCTCAACAACTTGGGATGCTGAGTTACAGAGCCTCTACGCGCTGGAGTTTCAACAAGGGAAATCAACATCATTGCTTTCTCAGCCATGTACAG GTTATTTAGGAGGCAGCAATGTAAAGATGGAGATCTGA